The genomic segment GGGAAATGGTAACGATCCGGCTCCGGGGTTGAGTGCCGAAAAAGCACATACCTATGAAGTAGGTACTCGCTTTGATGACACCGTCTGGACTGGCGAATTCACTCTGTTCTATATCGATTTCGACAATCAGCTACAGTACATCAGCAATACCGTTGGCTGGACCAGTCTGGGTGCTACAAAACATAAGGGACTGGAGTTAGCACTAACTTATGATCTCAGCGATCTCAGCCGTGCTTTAGACGGCGCGAGTATTTACAGCAGTTACTCTTATACCAAAGCGACCAGCGATAACGGTGATTTTGCAGGTAAAGATTTGCCTTTCTACTCCCGTTCTGTTGTGACTGTCGGCTCTCGCTATCAAACGGGGAACTGGGTATGGAATGTTGACAGCTACGCCCAGTCGAAACAGCGTTCACCGGGAACCGGACCGAACTACATTACACAGGAGAGTGCCGATGGTCAGTTCGGTGATATCCCTGGCTACATGGTATGGAATTTCCGTGGTGAGTATGACTTTGGCCCTCAGGTATCAAACCTGAAAGTAGGCGCCGGCGTGAAGAACCTGTTTGATCAGCGCTATTACACGCGTTCCAATGATAATAACTTTGGCAAGTATGTTGGCGACCCACGGATCTATTTTGTACAGGCTTCGCTAGCGTTTTAAACAAGTTACAGAAACAGAGGGAGATATATTTCTCCCTCTGTTTCTACAGAACTAACCAATAAAGAACAAAGCTACAGATATATCATTGTTAGATTTTATTGATATCAAACTTATGAACTGTTTCACCATCGATCTCTAAAAAGGCATCGCGCAATATCTGTTGAGCATTTAATTGTTCAAATTTACGGTAATAAAGCGCTTCAAGTTCAGCTTGTGTCAGGCCCTGCTTAAATCCACTTTCTAAATTGGTTTGCCAGAAGACTTCTCCCGTATTCTTCCGGTAGTGACCTCTTAGCATTCCTTTCCACTGTGTGCCTAAATATGAAGACAGCAAATTATTTGTGTTATCGGATAATGGGTTAAAATCAAAACGGCTTCCTTTAGCAAAAAATATTAAATTATTGCACTGAGGACACTGATAGATTTGCCTGCAATATTGGGCCAGATGGTGAGCGTTTTCTTCCCATGCCTGGGTTGGCTCCAATTTATCCAACAGATCCCAATAATCCTGATTGGCAATATAGTGAGCCCTGTTGCTCATATATTCGAGACCATCAGAAATGGTATATCCACAACGACAATTAAATTTTGCCATGGCTATTATCTAATTACCCATTCAGCTGTGATAACCGGTTAAGATCGTCAAACGATGCGGTGATGGTTTCATCATTGCGAACTGCAGTGAGCTGTGCGCCATTCTCGGTGATTTGATAACCATTTTGCTTTAAATAACAGATTAGAGCGCGACGATGGTTAATATCGTAAAGGGAGATCATTCGGGGGAATGTGCTCAAGGCATCAAGATGGCTGTTGTGATAATCCAGATCGATATCTTCAGATTTGATCGTAACGCACATGATGCCACGCCCGTAGTCTGCCAGATAATAACCGCTGTTATTGAACATACCTGAAGCAATCATGCCGATAACATGTAAATCACGATCGTCTGCGGCAAATTCCGGGTTAGTGAGAATATCAATAGCGTTATCTTCACCATACTGCTTCAGGATGAGTGATTGCTGTAATAAATTGGGGGGAATATCCGACTTCGCGTTAGCCCATGCCCACATCCATGTTCCAGAAGAGTGGGACAACGTTCCCAGCACTTGCATCGGAAATGTCGCCTTACCGGCGAACTGAATGGTGCCTTTTTCTAGGTCTGTTTCCCAGGATAAGTCTTCGACTATATTACCCAAGGTATTCTGCTTTTCTAACGCAATGGTACCGTATCTTTCCAGTAATTCCTGCTGGTTTTTACAGGCTGACTCGCCTTCAAATTGGTGTATTTGATGGGCGGCTGACTTTTCTTTATTGCCGAAAAGTTTTCGAAAGAGATTCATTCTGATGTCCGTATAAAATGGTTATTCAAATATTCTAATAATAATCCATTTGGCTGACATCATTTATTCATGCAGGTAGTTTTAACAGGTATTTTTCACCCGGCTTAGTGTATTGAGAGTCATACTAAACCGGGAGATAAATATTATTAATTTAATAAATTGATTTTATTTATTTTTGTAGTTACTCAGATCATTCACCTTACACATGGCGATCAGGTGTTTTTTAGCGACGTTCTGATGAGTATCACTGGCCGCAATGGATGGACGACCAATATCGGCATTAGTAATAAAGTTTTCCCGATCAACATTAAAGGTAGCGACCACGGTATCTTCCTGAGTTTTACAATTAAATATATGGTCTTCAACGGT from the Limnobaculum zhutongyuii genome contains:
- a CDS encoding DUF6882 domain-containing protein; the protein is MNLFRKLFGNKEKSAAHQIHQFEGESACKNQQELLERYGTIALEKQNTLGNIVEDLSWETDLEKGTIQFAGKATFPMQVLGTLSHSSGTWMWAWANAKSDIPPNLLQQSLILKQYGEDNAIDILTNPEFAADDRDLHVIGMIASGMFNNSGYYLADYGRGIMCVTIKSEDIDLDYHNSHLDALSTFPRMISLYDINHRRALICYLKQNGYQITENGAQLTAVRNDETITASFDDLNRLSQLNG